A window of Selenomonas ruminantium subsp. lactilytica TAM6421 contains these coding sequences:
- a CDS encoding TatD family nuclease-associated radical SAM protein translates to MLVYATHKGGRYLPWEESLREQPEGKRNLYVNITNECNCACTFCLRNMKKMAEESSLWLKKRPTVAELKAALDGVPWDYVREVVFCGFGEPTMQLETLVELLHYVKEKHPELPTRLNTNGLGELEYGREIAADFQGVLDTISISLNASNAERYYELTRAKYGLKSYEAMLDFAEHSKKYVPHVVLTIVDKVEGPEEIKKCQAICDQRGLTLRVRPYEDS, encoded by the coding sequence TTGTTAGTCTATGCAACCCATAAGGGCGGCAGGTATCTGCCCTGGGAGGAAAGCCTCAGGGAGCAGCCTGAGGGCAAGCGCAACCTCTATGTGAACATCACCAACGAATGCAATTGCGCCTGCACGTTCTGTTTGCGTAATATGAAGAAGATGGCAGAGGAATCCAGCCTGTGGCTGAAAAAACGCCCCACTGTTGCGGAACTGAAAGCTGCATTGGACGGTGTGCCCTGGGATTATGTCCGGGAAGTTGTCTTCTGCGGCTTTGGTGAACCCACTATGCAGCTGGAAACCCTGGTGGAGCTGCTGCATTATGTCAAGGAAAAGCATCCGGAACTGCCTACGCGCCTCAATACCAATGGGTTGGGGGAACTGGAATACGGCCGGGAGATCGCGGCAGACTTCCAGGGCGTTCTCGATACCATCTCCATCAGCCTCAATGCTTCCAATGCAGAACGTTACTACGAACTGACGCGGGCTAAATATGGCCTGAAATCCTATGAGGCAATGCTGGACTTTGCCGAGCATAGCAAGAAGTATGTGCCCCATGTGGTACTGACCATTGTGGACAAGGTGGAAGGTCCGGAGGAAATAAAGAAATGTCAGGCTATCTGCGATCAGCGGGGACTGACATTGC